In one window of Rhizobium oryzihabitans DNA:
- the gndA gene encoding NADP-dependent phosphogluconate dehydrogenase has product MEQAEIGLIGLGVMGSNLALNIAEKGNKIAVFNRTPEVTRKFYADAGDLQGQIIPCETIEEFVSAIRPPRPIIIMIKAGDPVDQQMEILKPHLSNGDIMIDAGNANFRDTIRRFDNLKDSGLTFIGMGVSGGEEGARHGPSIMVGGTEDSWKRVEKVLTSISAKYNDDPCVAWLGNDGAGHFVKTIHNGIEYADMQMIAEIYGILRDGLKMSAVEIADVFAEWNKGRLNSYLIEITEKVLRAADPITGKPMVDLILDKAGQKGTGKWSVIEAQNMGVAATAIEAAVAARILSSQKDEREAAEKIFGLPTVAATPADRKAFIADLESALLAAKVGAYAQGFAIMSAASKEFNWNLPMPTIARIWRAGCIIRSEFLDEITSAFTKDPHVANLIVTPAFSGIVKDTDAALRRVVSYAVLSGLPVSALASALGYFDAYRRARGSANLIQAQRDFFGAHGFERTDGVDKPHGPWGSGADIF; this is encoded by the coding sequence GTGGAACAGGCAGAAATCGGTTTGATCGGTCTCGGCGTCATGGGCTCGAACCTGGCGTTGAACATCGCGGAAAAGGGCAACAAGATTGCCGTATTCAACCGAACCCCGGAAGTTACACGAAAATTCTACGCTGACGCTGGCGATCTGCAGGGCCAGATCATTCCATGCGAAACCATCGAGGAATTCGTCTCCGCCATTCGCCCTCCGCGCCCGATCATCATCATGATCAAGGCCGGCGATCCGGTTGACCAGCAGATGGAAATCCTGAAGCCGCACCTCTCGAACGGCGACATCATGATCGACGCGGGCAATGCGAATTTCCGCGATACGATCCGCCGTTTTGATAACCTCAAGGACAGCGGCCTGACCTTTATCGGCATGGGCGTATCCGGCGGTGAAGAAGGCGCGCGCCATGGGCCGTCGATCATGGTCGGCGGCACCGAGGATAGCTGGAAGCGCGTCGAGAAGGTGCTGACCTCCATTTCCGCCAAGTATAATGACGATCCGTGCGTGGCATGGCTCGGCAATGACGGCGCCGGCCATTTCGTCAAGACCATCCACAACGGCATCGAATATGCCGATATGCAGATGATCGCCGAAATCTACGGCATCCTGCGTGACGGCCTGAAGATGAGCGCAGTCGAAATCGCCGACGTGTTCGCTGAATGGAACAAGGGCCGCCTCAACTCCTACCTGATCGAAATCACCGAGAAGGTTCTGCGCGCCGCCGATCCGATCACCGGCAAGCCGATGGTCGATCTGATCCTCGACAAGGCCGGCCAGAAGGGCACCGGCAAGTGGTCGGTCATCGAAGCGCAGAATATGGGCGTCGCCGCAACCGCCATTGAGGCGGCCGTGGCTGCCCGCATCCTCTCCTCGCAGAAGGACGAGCGCGAAGCTGCCGAGAAGATCTTCGGCCTGCCGACCGTCGCAGCAACGCCTGCTGACAGAAAGGCCTTCATCGCCGATCTGGAAAGCGCGCTTCTGGCCGCCAAGGTTGGTGCCTATGCACAGGGCTTCGCAATCATGTCTGCCGCATCGAAGGAGTTTAACTGGAACCTGCCGATGCCGACGATTGCCCGCATCTGGCGCGCTGGCTGCATCATCCGCTCGGAATTCCTCGATGAGATCACCTCGGCCTTCACCAAGGACCCGCATGTGGCCAACCTCATCGTGACGCCTGCCTTCTCCGGCATCGTCAAGGACACCGACGCTGCTCTGCGCCGTGTCGTTTCCTACGCGGTTCTCTCGGGTCTGCCGGTTTCGGCTCTCGCTTCGGCGCTCGGTTACTTCGACGCCTATCGCCGCGCCCGCGGCAGCGCCAACCTCATCCAGGCGCAGCGCGACTTCTTCGGCGCGCATGGTTTCGAGCGCACCGACGGCGTCGACAAGCCGCACGGCCCGTGGGGCAGCGGCGCCGACATTTTCTGA
- the mgrA gene encoding L-glyceraldehyde 3-phosphate reductase: protein MVWQPAENRYKSMKYNHCGKTGLKLPAISLGLWHNFGNDTPHQTKQAICRRAFDLGITHFDLANNYGPPPGSAETAFGEILKTDFAGYRDEMIISSKAGYNMWPGPYGEWGSRKYVIASCDQSLKRMGLDYVDIFYSHRFDPNTPLEETCGALDQIVRSGKALYVGISSYNSKRTREAAAILKELGTPCIIHQPSYSMINRWIEEDGLVDTLEDLGIGSIVFSPLAQGMLTTKYLGGVPDGSRASQSKSLNPAFLNERNVENIRALNSIAERRGQTLAQMAIAWVLRGGRITSALIGASRVEQVEDCVKALDNPDFSAEELAEIDRYARDADINLWAKSAERV from the coding sequence ATGGTTTGGCAACCGGCCGAAAACCGATACAAATCCATGAAATACAATCATTGCGGAAAGACCGGCCTGAAACTGCCGGCGATTTCGCTCGGCCTTTGGCACAATTTCGGCAATGACACGCCACACCAGACCAAACAGGCCATTTGCCGCCGCGCCTTCGATCTCGGCATCACCCATTTCGATCTCGCCAACAATTACGGCCCGCCGCCCGGAAGCGCCGAAACCGCCTTTGGCGAGATTCTGAAGACGGATTTTGCCGGCTATCGCGACGAGATGATCATCTCCTCCAAGGCCGGTTACAACATGTGGCCCGGTCCCTATGGCGAATGGGGCAGCCGCAAATACGTAATCGCCTCCTGCGACCAGAGCCTGAAGCGCATGGGCCTGGACTACGTCGATATCTTCTATTCCCACCGTTTCGACCCCAACACGCCGCTTGAGGAAACATGCGGCGCGCTGGACCAGATCGTGCGCTCGGGCAAGGCGCTTTATGTCGGCATCTCGTCCTACAACTCGAAACGCACCCGCGAGGCCGCCGCCATCCTGAAGGAGCTCGGCACGCCCTGCATCATCCATCAGCCGAGCTATTCCATGATCAACCGCTGGATCGAGGAAGACGGTCTGGTTGATACGCTGGAAGATCTGGGCATCGGCTCCATCGTCTTCTCTCCGCTGGCGCAGGGCATGCTGACGACGAAGTATCTCGGCGGCGTGCCGGACGGCAGCCGTGCATCGCAGAGCAAGTCGCTCAACCCGGCCTTCCTCAATGAGCGCAATGTCGAAAACATACGCGCGCTCAACAGCATTGCCGAACGGCGTGGCCAGACGCTGGCGCAGATGGCCATCGCCTGGGTGCTTCGCGGCGGCCGCATCACCTCGGCACTGATCGGCGCCAGCCGTGTCGAGCAGGTCGAGGATTGCGTGAAGGCGCTCGATAATCCCGATTTCTCCGCAGAGGAGCTTGCGGAAATCGACCGTTACGCCAGGGATGCGGACATCAACCTCTGGGCAAAATCCGCCGAACGCGTTTGA
- a CDS encoding LacI family transcriptional regulator has protein sequence MNDTGKSGRGDTPATTGERPTLKTIAFMTGLGITTVSRALKDAPDIGAETKERVRLIARQIGYQPNRAGVRLRTGKTNVIALVLSVDEELMGFTSQMVFGITEILSATQYHLVVTPHTHAKDSMVPIRYILETGSADGVIISKIEPNDPRVRLMTERNMPFVTHGRSDMDIEHAYHDFDNEAYAYEAVERLAQCGRKRIAIIVPPSRFSFHDHARKGFNRGIRDFGLSEFPIDAVTIETPLEKIRDFGERLMRSDDRPDGIVSISGSSTIALVAGFEAAGVRIGEDIDIVSKQSAEFLNWIKPQIHTVNEDIKLAGRELAKALLARINGAPPETLQSVSGPVWSEMAPKP, from the coding sequence ATGAACGATACAGGCAAATCCGGCAGGGGCGATACGCCCGCCACGACGGGCGAACGTCCGACCTTGAAGACCATCGCCTTCATGACGGGTCTGGGTATCACCACCGTGTCACGCGCGCTGAAGGATGCTCCGGATATCGGGGCTGAAACCAAGGAACGTGTGCGGCTGATCGCCCGTCAGATCGGCTACCAGCCGAACCGCGCCGGCGTGCGCCTGCGCACCGGCAAGACCAATGTCATCGCTCTGGTGCTGAGCGTGGACGAGGAATTGATGGGTTTCACCAGCCAGATGGTGTTCGGCATCACCGAGATACTGTCCGCGACGCAATATCACCTGGTCGTCACCCCCCATACCCACGCCAAGGATTCCATGGTGCCGATCCGCTACATTCTTGAGACGGGCTCGGCGGATGGGGTCATTATCTCCAAAATTGAGCCGAACGATCCGCGCGTCCGACTGATGACGGAGCGCAACATGCCCTTCGTTACCCATGGGCGGTCCGATATGGACATCGAACATGCCTATCACGATTTCGACAACGAGGCCTATGCCTATGAGGCCGTCGAGCGGCTGGCGCAATGCGGGCGAAAGAGGATCGCCATCATCGTGCCGCCATCGCGCTTTTCCTTCCATGATCACGCCCGCAAGGGTTTCAACCGGGGAATCAGGGATTTCGGCCTCTCCGAATTTCCAATCGATGCCGTTACCATTGAAACGCCGCTGGAGAAAATCCGTGATTTTGGCGAGCGGCTGATGCGGTCGGACGATCGCCCTGATGGTATCGTTTCCATCAGCGGCAGCAGCACCATTGCGCTCGTGGCGGGGTTTGAGGCGGCCGGTGTCAGGATCGGCGAGGATATCGACATCGTGTCAAAACAATCCGCCGAATTCCTGAACTGGATCAAGCCGCAGATCCACACCGTCAACGAAGACATCAAGCTGGCGGGCAGGGAGCTTGCCAAGGCCCTTCTGGCGCGTATCAACGGCGCGCCGCCGGAAACGCTGCAAAGCGTCAGCGGGCCGGTCTGGTCGGAGATGGCGCCGAAGCCCTAA
- the zur gene encoding zinc uptake transcriptional repressor Zur, translating into MNAQNLTKNQSLVMNALSNAHAPLSAYMILDKLRDDGFRAPLQVYRALEKLVEYGLVHRLESLNAFVACTHTEAECCSHHHGTVAFAICESCGQVTEFHDHEIDHRLERWVKDSKFKAEKTTIEIRGLCAACAA; encoded by the coding sequence ATGAATGCGCAGAACCTTACCAAGAACCAGTCGCTGGTCATGAATGCCCTGTCGAATGCCCATGCACCGCTCAGCGCCTATATGATCCTCGACAAGCTGCGCGACGATGGTTTTCGCGCGCCGCTGCAGGTTTACCGGGCGCTGGAGAAGCTTGTCGAATACGGTCTCGTGCATCGGCTCGAAAGCCTCAACGCCTTTGTCGCCTGCACCCACACCGAGGCCGAGTGCTGCTCGCACCACCATGGAACGGTGGCCTTTGCCATTTGCGAATCCTGCGGGCAGGTAACGGAGTTCCACGATCACGAGATTGACCACCGCCTTGAGCGCTGGGTGAAGGACAGCAAGTTCAAGGCGGAAAAGACCACGATCGAAATTCGCGGTCTTTGCGCCGCCTGCGCGGCTTAG
- a CDS encoding fumarylacetoacetate hydrolase family protein yields the protein MATTVIPAPKPVLLPVEGTGDTFPVRRVYCVGRNYADHAIEMGHDPSREPPFYFQKNPDNLLPAGQDFPYPSLSSNVHYEVECVVVLKSGGADIPASEALSHVWGYAVGIDMTRRDLQDGLKKMGRSWEGAKAFEYSAPVSAIVPAEKIGHPATGAIWLDVNGERKQTGDLAQMIWKVPEVIAELSKLFTLAAGDVIMTGTPAGVGPIVRGDRIECGVEGVGTLSVTVA from the coding sequence ATGGCCACGACAGTCATCCCCGCCCCGAAACCCGTTCTTCTGCCTGTCGAAGGCACAGGTGACACCTTCCCCGTGCGGCGGGTCTATTGCGTCGGCCGCAATTATGCCGATCACGCCATCGAGATGGGCCATGATCCCTCGCGTGAGCCACCCTTTTATTTCCAGAAAAACCCGGACAATCTCCTGCCCGCAGGCCAGGATTTCCCCTACCCTTCGCTGTCTTCGAACGTGCATTACGAGGTCGAATGTGTCGTGGTATTGAAAAGCGGCGGCGCAGATATTCCGGCAAGCGAAGCGCTGAGCCACGTATGGGGTTACGCCGTCGGCATCGACATGACGCGCCGCGATCTGCAGGACGGCCTGAAGAAGATGGGACGTTCCTGGGAAGGCGCCAAGGCGTTCGAATATTCCGCGCCGGTCTCCGCCATCGTTCCGGCGGAAAAGATCGGCCACCCTGCCACGGGCGCGATCTGGCTCGATGTGAATGGTGAGCGCAAGCAGACGGGCGATCTTGCCCAGATGATCTGGAAGGTGCCGGAGGTGATTGCCGAGCTTTCCAAACTGTTCACGCTTGCCGCCGGCGACGTCATCATGACCGGCACACCGGCGGGCGTCGGCCCCATCGTGCGCGGTGACCGTATCGAATGTGGCGTGGAGGGTGTCGGCACCCTGTCCGTCACCGTCGCCTGA
- the znuC gene encoding zinc ABC transporter ATP-binding protein ZnuC gives MLHSAPKGNEILVSLSNAGVQRNGRWLVRGVEFSVSKGEIVTLIGPNGSGKSTSAKMAIGVLKPSEGEVSRIAGLRVGYVPQKLSVDWTMPLSVRRLMTLTGPLPAREIDAALNATGISHLANAEVQHLSGGEFQRALLARAIARKPDLLVLDEPVQGVDFSGEIALYELIKNIRNSSHCGILLISHDLHVVMAETDTVICLNGHVCCRGTPQAVSQSPEYMRLFGGAAAKGLAVYSHHHDHTHLPDGRVQHADGSVTDHCHPDDGHHHDHAHSHARDHDDHGECGCGHEHDGHATSNHQQGERHV, from the coding sequence ATGCTTCATTCCGCCCCCAAGGGTAACGAGATACTGGTTTCCCTTTCCAATGCCGGCGTGCAGCGCAACGGCCGCTGGCTTGTGCGCGGCGTGGAGTTTTCCGTCAGCAAGGGCGAGATCGTCACGCTGATCGGTCCCAATGGTTCGGGAAAATCCACCAGCGCTAAAATGGCTATCGGCGTGTTGAAGCCGAGCGAAGGCGAGGTGTCGCGCATTGCTGGTCTGAGGGTCGGTTATGTGCCGCAGAAGCTTTCCGTGGACTGGACCATGCCGCTTTCGGTGCGCCGGCTGATGACGCTGACCGGGCCGTTGCCCGCGCGCGAAATCGATGCGGCGCTGAATGCCACGGGCATCTCGCATCTGGCCAATGCGGAAGTGCAGCATCTCTCCGGCGGCGAGTTCCAGCGTGCGCTTCTGGCCCGTGCCATTGCGCGGAAGCCGGATCTGCTGGTTCTGGACGAACCCGTTCAGGGTGTCGATTTCTCGGGCGAGATCGCGCTCTATGAATTGATAAAAAATATCAGAAATTCAAGTCATTGCGGAATTCTGTTAATCTCGCATGACCTGCATGTGGTGATGGCTGAAACCGACACCGTGATATGCCTGAACGGTCATGTTTGCTGCCGCGGTACGCCGCAGGCGGTGAGCCAAAGCCCGGAATATATGCGTCTGTTCGGTGGCGCTGCGGCCAAGGGCCTTGCCGTTTACAGCCACCATCACGATCACACTCATCTGCCCGATGGCCGGGTGCAGCATGCGGATGGCTCGGTGACCGATCATTGCCACCCCGATGACGGCCATCATCATGACCACGCGCATTCTCATGCCCGCGATCATGACGACCACGGCGAATGCGGTTGCGGCCATGAGCATGACGGCCATGCCACTTCAAATCATCAGCAGGGAGAGCGGCATGTTTGA
- a CDS encoding beta-mannosidase yields MQGPIMISSSTPETVIDLAGPWRLASVEGDHATELSVPGDIHSALKNAGIIPDPYHGANEHAVQWVAERDWIIERTFILDDADASWYLDIDYLDTVAIVFVNDVPVLSSDNCFRRYRPDVSRALRPGENTVRIHFHSNIAAGAERQARQPFYVPYHPGNSPIANGNMLRKPQCHFGWDWNIAIAPFGLYGKILLKRLDTARVEHVVTSQHHVEGGVELHVAVTLFAEGPASLPLYLSLNDDRLRLDCGVGAGETVVRHIFFVENPALWWPAGSGEQTLYTLTVELPDETVTRQIGFRTIELLTDKDEAGSRFAFRINGREIFCRGANWIPADALYSLTSREKTEDLLCSAVEANMNMIRVWGGGFYEEDWFYDLCDRLGLLVWQDFMFACNLYPCSEDFLDNVEHEVDYQVKRLSSHPSIALWCGDNELVGALTWFEEPRNNRDRYLVAYDRLNRTIERALKKAAPEALWWPSSPASGYLDYGDAWHADGSGDMHYWSVWHENKSFDNYRSVKPRFCSEFGFQSYTSMPVIRTYAEEKDMNIASPVIELHQKNVGGNERIAGTMFRYFRFPKDFENFVYLSQVQQALAIRTAVDYWRSLKPHCMGTLYWQLNDTWPVASWSSLDYGGGWKALHYAARRFFQPVAVSAIPSQDGRLVSFSMVNDTAEDVEIDMNIVALNLDGTRVPLKSANGTCGTEKAAALTEIDMDSLPDGAILAWNFIASNGMTGEGHHVRDTYKALELKPAGLTFSVSTLKNGQFEIDVTATGLGLFVMLQADQPGRYSDNLFDLSAGETRRIIFTPKAGGAQPHFRIFDLHTCQSSH; encoded by the coding sequence ATGCAGGGTCCGATCATGATTTCTTCCTCCACGCCCGAAACCGTCATCGATCTGGCCGGGCCGTGGCGCCTGGCATCCGTGGAAGGAGACCATGCGACCGAACTTTCCGTCCCCGGCGATATTCATAGCGCACTCAAAAATGCCGGCATCATCCCCGACCCCTATCACGGCGCCAATGAACATGCGGTGCAATGGGTCGCAGAGCGCGACTGGATCATCGAGCGGACATTCATCCTCGATGATGCCGATGCCAGCTGGTATCTCGATATCGACTATCTCGATACGGTGGCCATCGTCTTCGTCAACGATGTCCCGGTTTTGAGTTCAGACAATTGCTTCCGCCGTTACCGTCCCGATGTATCGCGCGCCTTGCGCCCCGGTGAAAACACCGTTCGCATACACTTCCATTCCAACATCGCCGCCGGCGCGGAGCGGCAGGCGCGGCAGCCATTTTATGTTCCCTATCACCCAGGCAACTCGCCGATTGCCAACGGCAACATGCTGCGCAAGCCGCAGTGCCATTTCGGCTGGGACTGGAACATCGCGATTGCGCCGTTCGGCCTTTACGGGAAAATCCTGCTGAAGCGCCTCGATACGGCCCGTGTCGAACATGTCGTCACCTCCCAGCACCACGTCGAAGGCGGCGTCGAGCTGCATGTGGCCGTCACGCTGTTTGCCGAAGGCCCGGCGAGCCTGCCGCTCTATCTTTCCCTCAACGATGACAGGCTGCGGCTCGATTGCGGCGTCGGTGCGGGCGAGACGGTAGTGCGCCACATCTTCTTCGTGGAAAATCCGGCACTCTGGTGGCCGGCGGGCAGCGGCGAGCAGACGCTCTACACGCTGACGGTGGAACTGCCGGATGAAACCGTCACCCGCCAGATCGGTTTCAGAACGATCGAACTTCTGACGGACAAGGATGAGGCCGGCAGCCGCTTCGCCTTCCGCATCAACGGCCGGGAAATCTTCTGCCGCGGCGCCAACTGGATTCCAGCAGACGCGCTCTATTCGCTGACCAGTCGGGAAAAGACCGAGGACCTCTTATGTTCGGCAGTCGAGGCCAACATGAACATGATCCGCGTCTGGGGCGGCGGGTTCTATGAGGAAGACTGGTTCTACGATCTCTGCGACCGTCTCGGCCTTCTGGTGTGGCAGGATTTCATGTTCGCCTGCAACCTGTATCCCTGCAGCGAGGACTTTCTCGACAATGTCGAACACGAGGTCGACTATCAGGTGAAACGCCTGTCCTCGCACCCGTCCATCGCGCTCTGGTGCGGCGACAACGAGCTGGTGGGCGCGCTGACCTGGTTCGAAGAGCCCCGCAACAATCGCGACCGATATCTCGTGGCCTACGACCGCCTGAACCGGACCATCGAACGGGCACTGAAAAAAGCCGCCCCGGAAGCGCTCTGGTGGCCCTCCAGCCCGGCTTCAGGCTACCTCGATTATGGCGACGCCTGGCATGCGGATGGTTCCGGCGATATGCATTATTGGTCCGTCTGGCACGAAAACAAATCGTTCGATAATTATCGTTCGGTGAAGCCGCGCTTCTGCTCCGAATTCGGTTTCCAGTCCTATACATCCATGCCCGTCATCCGCACCTATGCGGAAGAGAAGGACATGAACATCGCCTCCCCGGTGATCGAACTGCACCAGAAGAATGTCGGCGGCAACGAGCGAATAGCCGGCACCATGTTTCGTTATTTCCGCTTCCCCAAGGATTTCGAAAACTTCGTCTATCTGAGCCAGGTTCAGCAGGCACTGGCCATCCGCACGGCGGTCGATTACTGGCGCTCGCTGAAACCCCATTGCATGGGAACGCTCTACTGGCAGCTAAACGACACATGGCCGGTCGCCTCATGGTCGAGCCTCGATTATGGCGGCGGCTGGAAAGCGCTGCATTATGCCGCCCGCCGTTTCTTCCAGCCGGTCGCAGTCTCGGCCATTCCCTCGCAAGACGGACGCTTGGTGAGCTTTTCCATGGTCAACGACACGGCGGAAGATGTCGAGATCGACATGAATATCGTTGCCCTCAATCTGGACGGTACCCGCGTGCCGCTGAAATCCGCCAACGGCACCTGCGGCACGGAAAAGGCTGCGGCGCTGACTGAAATAGACATGGACAGCCTGCCTGATGGCGCGATCCTTGCCTGGAACTTCATCGCCTCCAACGGCATGACCGGCGAAGGACACCATGTGCGCGACACCTACAAGGCTCTGGAGCTTAAGCCCGCCGGCCTGACCTTTTCGGTCAGCACGCTGAAAAACGGCCAGTTCGAGATTGATGTCACGGCCACGGGGCTCGGCCTCTTCGTCATGCTGCAAGCCGATCAGCCCGGGCGTTATTCGGACAATCTGTTCGATCTCTCGGCCGGCGAAACGCGCCGCATCATCTTCACGCCGAAGGCGGGCGGCGCTCAGCCGCATTTCCGCATCTTCGATCTTCATACCTGCCAATCCTCGCATTGA
- the znuA gene encoding zinc ABC transporter substrate-binding protein ZnuA yields the protein MKSILIPLMASVAIAAAASGATAAPNVVVSIKPVHSLVAAIMQGVGEPQLIVDGAASPHTYNLRPSNARTLEKADLVFWVGPGLEAFLQKPLEALASKATVVELEDAKGLEKLPFREGGPFEAHDHGEEGHGEHEDHAEEAGAHDHGNDHGHDDHEHGAYDTHLWLDPANAKAMAQEIETALITADAGNAAIYQANTKKLIDDIDALDTEIANTVKPVKDKPFIVFHDAYQYFEHRYGVKTAGSITVSPETLPGADRVSQMQEKVRQLGATCVFAEPQFEPKLISVITEGTAAKSATLDPEAATLEPGPDLYFKLMRGIAGSLKDCLS from the coding sequence ATGAAATCGATCCTGATCCCGCTCATGGCATCGGTGGCAATAGCGGCAGCCGCTTCCGGCGCCACAGCCGCGCCCAATGTCGTGGTCTCGATCAAGCCCGTCCATTCCCTCGTCGCGGCGATCATGCAAGGTGTCGGCGAACCGCAGCTGATCGTCGATGGCGCGGCCTCACCGCATACCTATAATCTAAGGCCATCCAATGCCCGCACGCTGGAAAAGGCCGATCTGGTCTTCTGGGTCGGCCCCGGACTTGAAGCCTTCCTGCAAAAACCGCTGGAGGCGCTTGCCAGCAAGGCAACGGTTGTGGAACTGGAAGACGCAAAGGGGCTGGAAAAACTGCCCTTCCGTGAAGGCGGCCCTTTCGAGGCGCATGACCACGGCGAGGAAGGCCATGGAGAACATGAGGACCATGCCGAAGAGGCAGGCGCCCATGATCATGGAAACGACCATGGTCATGACGACCATGAACACGGCGCATATGACACGCATCTCTGGCTGGATCCCGCGAATGCCAAGGCCATGGCCCAGGAGATCGAAACCGCGCTGATCACGGCCGATGCCGGTAATGCCGCGATCTATCAGGCGAATACGAAAAAGCTGATCGATGACATCGATGCGCTGGACACCGAGATCGCGAACACGGTGAAACCGGTGAAGGACAAGCCCTTCATCGTTTTCCACGACGCCTACCAATATTTCGAGCACCGTTACGGCGTGAAGACGGCGGGATCGATCACCGTCAGCCCAGAAACCCTGCCCGGCGCGGATCGCGTCAGCCAAATGCAGGAAAAGGTCCGCCAACTTGGCGCGACCTGCGTTTTTGCCGAACCGCAATTCGAGCCGAAACTGATCTCGGTCATCACCGAAGGCACGGCGGCAAAGTCTGCAACGCTTGATCCGGAAGCAGCCACGCTGGAACCCGGTCCCGATCTCTATTTCAAACTGATGCGCGGCATTGCCGGCTCATTGAAGGATTGCCTGTCCTGA
- the ccoS gene encoding cbb3-type cytochrome oxidase assembly protein CcoS, giving the protein MNMLIYLIPVALFLGALGLFAFLWSVRSGQYEDMDGAAWRALDDGDDRPRSS; this is encoded by the coding sequence ATGAACATGCTGATCTATCTCATCCCCGTCGCACTGTTTCTTGGTGCGCTCGGGCTCTTTGCCTTTCTCTGGTCGGTGCGATCAGGGCAATATGAGGATATGGATGGGGCGGCCTGGCGGGCGCTCGATGACGGAGACGACCGGCCGCGTTCTTCCTAG
- a CDS encoding gamma carbonic anhydrase family protein — translation MPLYRLGDRVPQIPAPDRYWVAPDANVIGSVVLGEDVGIWFGATLRGDNEPIRVGRGTNIQEGAMVHSDPGFAAAIGDMCTIGHHAIVHGCTIGDNSLIGMGATILNGAKIGRNCLVGANALVTEGKEFPDNSLIVGSPARAVRTLDEEAVSGLRRSAEKYIENWKRFSKDLATIEE, via the coding sequence ATGCCGCTTTATCGCCTCGGCGACCGGGTGCCGCAAATCCCAGCCCCGGATCGCTATTGGGTAGCGCCCGATGCGAATGTCATAGGCTCGGTGGTACTCGGTGAGGATGTCGGCATCTGGTTCGGCGCAACGCTACGCGGCGATAACGAACCGATCCGTGTCGGGCGCGGAACGAACATTCAGGAAGGCGCGATGGTGCATAGCGATCCCGGTTTTGCCGCAGCGATCGGCGACATGTGCACCATCGGCCACCACGCCATCGTACATGGCTGCACCATCGGCGACAATTCGCTTATTGGCATGGGCGCTACGATCCTGAATGGCGCCAAAATCGGCCGCAACTGCCTGGTCGGCGCCAATGCGCTGGTGACGGAAGGCAAGGAATTTCCCGACAATTCCCTGATCGTCGGATCACCGGCCAGAGCCGTCAGGACGCTTGATGAAGAGGCCGTTTCCGGCCTCCGCCGCTCGGCGGAAAAATACATAGAGAACTGGAAGCGTTTTTCGAAGGATCTGGCGACCATCGAAGAATGA
- a CDS encoding RcnB family protein produces MKKFVTILLAATVLAAPMAQAQSRHDDRHRGVTVERQVTTKKVIVKKHRWDRGQRLSAGERRHTVDRRDYRRYRLAEPRRDQRWVRVDNQFLLINAVSGLIVGLAAAR; encoded by the coding sequence ATGAAAAAGTTCGTCACCATTCTTCTGGCCGCCACTGTTCTTGCAGCTCCAATGGCCCAGGCGCAGAGCCGCCACGACGATCGCCATCGCGGCGTCACCGTCGAGCGTCAGGTCACCACCAAAAAGGTCATCGTCAAGAAGCACCGCTGGGATCGCGGCCAGCGCCTGTCTGCGGGCGAACGCCGCCACACGGTCGACCGCCGCGACTATCGTCGCTACCGTCTTGCCGAGCCGCGCCGCGACCAGCGCTGGGTGCGCGTCGACAACCAGTTCCTGCTTATCAACGCCGTCAGCGGCCTGATCGTCGGCCTCGCTGCCGCACGCTAA